In the Wyeomyia smithii strain HCP4-BCI-WySm-NY-G18 chromosome 2, ASM2978416v1, whole genome shotgun sequence genome, one interval contains:
- the LOC129723131 gene encoding Bardet-Biedl syndrome 4 protein homolog isoform X1, with protein sequence MTDTYVYCNGRTDSSAAPKHLQSETMTAKAAGNRNMNWLIHSLYTRNDYSLCKKLINRQLMINFDKEYLYYVKGLILRNEDSPSEAINCFQQAIMVNRKNPDNYKELAKTLFTMARFKQALEVFLKAETLLERPDPEVYHYIGELFYRNFGQPKAGLPEAKEYLKQSVMCGKHVDSYKILAEIYIDEGDNVKAIEMIESCLQVTQDDVTLMTQIGILYLKINEYQKAFEKLLDAIAIDDKCATALLALGSILQSKNDIDGALNKYKQISNLTNEGAEVWSNIGLCFFKKQKYIAAISCLKKAVWGAPLNFNALYNLGLILVTAQQYVSAFQTLAAAICLRLDNADCYMLLGTCLRHLNDPGNAYLSMEKSTMLPDAIKNPLIYLNFALFCYEIGKPDQSVSYLTNFIEMTQHINVHREYLKMADRLNAALSPSINLRPICVPAADGSMTPATGASISAEHTDTGIHNEAERTFSADIARDNTSGYDETANDASGWKKEGSRDQIV encoded by the exons ATGACCGACACTTACGTGTACTGCAACGGGCGTACGGATAGCTCCGCAGCGCCCAAACACCTTCAATCAg AGACGATGACGGCAAAAGCTGCAGGCAATCGGAATATGAACTGGCTTATCCATAGCTTATACACGAGAAATGATTACTCATTGTGCAAAAAACTTATAAATAGACAGCTAATGATAAACTTCGATAAAGAATATCTTTATTATGTAAAG GGTCTGATTTTGCGTAACGAAGACAGTCCATCTGAGGCAATCAATTGCTTTCAGCAGGCAATAATGGTGAACAGGAAGAATCCCGATAATTATAAAGAACTGGCAAAGACTTT GTTTACAATGGCTCGCTTCAAGCAGGCACTGGAGGTGTTCCTCAAGGCGGAAACGCTACTGGAGCGACCCGATCCCGAGGTTTATCATTACATTGGTGAACTGTTCTATCGAAATTTTGGTCAACCAAAGGCCGGATTGCCGGAAGCCAAAGAATATCTGAAACAGTCCGTGATGTGTGGTAAACATGTCGATAGCTACAAAATTCTGGCTGAGATTTATATTGATGAAGGTGATAATGTTAAAGCCATTGAAATGATAGAGAGTTGTCTACA GGTTACACAAGATGACGTTACTCTGATGACGCAGATTGGAATATTGTATTTGAAAATCAACGAGTATCAAAAagcgtttgaaaaattgttggaTGCAATCGCAATAGACGACAAGTGCGCAACTGCCTTGCTGGCATTAGGATCCATACTTCAA TCCAAAAATGATATCGATGGTGCGTTAAACAAATACAAACAGATATCCAACCTAACGAACGAGGGAGCGGAAGTGTGGAGCAATATCGGGTTATGTTTTTTCAAGAAGCAGAAATATATCGCC GCTATTTCCTGCCTCAAGAAAGCAGTTTGGGGTGCTCCACTCAATTTCAACGCTCTTTACAATTTGGGACTAATTTTGGTGACTG CCCAACAATACGTGAGTGCATTCCAAACGCTAGCCGCAGCAATTTGCCTTCGACTGGATAATGCAGACTGCTACATGCTTTTGGGAA CGTGCCTTCGTCATCTCAACGATCCGGGCAACGCGTACCTTTCGATGGAGAAGTCTACGATGCTGCCAGATGCGATAAAAAATCCTTTAATCTACCTGAACTTCGCTCTCTTCTGCTACGAAATAGGAAAGCCGGATCAATCTGTGTCATACCTGACAAATTTCATCGAAATGACCCAACACATCAATGTCCACCGAGAG TATCTGAAGATGGCAGACAGACTGAACGCAGCCCTGTCTCCGTCGATTAACCTTCGGCCGATTTGCGTTCCTGCAGCTGACGGAAGCATGACCCCGGCAACCGGTGCTTCCATTTCAGCAGAGCACACCGACACCGGAATCCATAATGAGGCTGAAAGGACATTTTCGGCGGATATCGCCAGAGACAACACGAGCGGTTATGACGAAACAGCAAATGACGCATCGGGGTGGAAAAAGGAAGGCAGCCGCGACCAGATTGTCTAA
- the LOC129723131 gene encoding Bardet-Biedl syndrome 4 protein homolog isoform X2: MTDTYVYCNGRTDSSAAPKHLQSETMTAKAAGNRNMNWLIHSLYTRNDYSLCKKLINRQLMINFDKEYLYYVKGLILRNEDSPSEAINCFQQAIMVNRKNPDNYKELAKTLFTMARFKQALEVFLKAETLLERPDPEVYHYIGELFYRNFGQPKAGLPEAKEYLKQSVMCGKHVDSYKILAEIYIDEGDNVKAIEMIESCLQVTQDDVTLMTQIGILYLKINEYQKAFEKLLDAIAIDDKCATALLALGSILQAISCLKKAVWGAPLNFNALYNLGLILVTAQQYVSAFQTLAAAICLRLDNADCYMLLGTCLRHLNDPGNAYLSMEKSTMLPDAIKNPLIYLNFALFCYEIGKPDQSVSYLTNFIEMTQHINVHREYLKMADRLNAALSPSINLRPICVPAADGSMTPATGASISAEHTDTGIHNEAERTFSADIARDNTSGYDETANDASGWKKEGSRDQIV, translated from the exons ATGACCGACACTTACGTGTACTGCAACGGGCGTACGGATAGCTCCGCAGCGCCCAAACACCTTCAATCAg AGACGATGACGGCAAAAGCTGCAGGCAATCGGAATATGAACTGGCTTATCCATAGCTTATACACGAGAAATGATTACTCATTGTGCAAAAAACTTATAAATAGACAGCTAATGATAAACTTCGATAAAGAATATCTTTATTATGTAAAG GGTCTGATTTTGCGTAACGAAGACAGTCCATCTGAGGCAATCAATTGCTTTCAGCAGGCAATAATGGTGAACAGGAAGAATCCCGATAATTATAAAGAACTGGCAAAGACTTT GTTTACAATGGCTCGCTTCAAGCAGGCACTGGAGGTGTTCCTCAAGGCGGAAACGCTACTGGAGCGACCCGATCCCGAGGTTTATCATTACATTGGTGAACTGTTCTATCGAAATTTTGGTCAACCAAAGGCCGGATTGCCGGAAGCCAAAGAATATCTGAAACAGTCCGTGATGTGTGGTAAACATGTCGATAGCTACAAAATTCTGGCTGAGATTTATATTGATGAAGGTGATAATGTTAAAGCCATTGAAATGATAGAGAGTTGTCTACA GGTTACACAAGATGACGTTACTCTGATGACGCAGATTGGAATATTGTATTTGAAAATCAACGAGTATCAAAAagcgtttgaaaaattgttggaTGCAATCGCAATAGACGACAAGTGCGCAACTGCCTTGCTGGCATTAGGATCCATACTTCAA GCTATTTCCTGCCTCAAGAAAGCAGTTTGGGGTGCTCCACTCAATTTCAACGCTCTTTACAATTTGGGACTAATTTTGGTGACTG CCCAACAATACGTGAGTGCATTCCAAACGCTAGCCGCAGCAATTTGCCTTCGACTGGATAATGCAGACTGCTACATGCTTTTGGGAA CGTGCCTTCGTCATCTCAACGATCCGGGCAACGCGTACCTTTCGATGGAGAAGTCTACGATGCTGCCAGATGCGATAAAAAATCCTTTAATCTACCTGAACTTCGCTCTCTTCTGCTACGAAATAGGAAAGCCGGATCAATCTGTGTCATACCTGACAAATTTCATCGAAATGACCCAACACATCAATGTCCACCGAGAG TATCTGAAGATGGCAGACAGACTGAACGCAGCCCTGTCTCCGTCGATTAACCTTCGGCCGATTTGCGTTCCTGCAGCTGACGGAAGCATGACCCCGGCAACCGGTGCTTCCATTTCAGCAGAGCACACCGACACCGGAATCCATAATGAGGCTGAAAGGACATTTTCGGCGGATATCGCCAGAGACAACACGAGCGGTTATGACGAAACAGCAAATGACGCATCGGGGTGGAAAAAGGAAGGCAGCCGCGACCAGATTGTCTAA